In the Festucalex cinctus isolate MCC-2025b chromosome 10, RoL_Fcin_1.0, whole genome shotgun sequence genome, one interval contains:
- the colgalt2b gene encoding procollagen galactosyltransferase 2 isoform X3 — MLREWLKNAQRFYHYVEWRPMEEPRSYTDEWGPKHWPASRFNHVMKLRQAALKAARERWADFILFVDSDNLLTNPRVLNLLVAENLTVAAPMLESRSLYSNYWCGMTPQGYYKRTPDYQPIREWKRLGCFPVPMVHSTFLLDLRREASRDLAFYPPHPDYSWAFDDIMVFAFSARQAGVQMHVCNKEHYGFLPVPLKPHQNVEDERESFIHTITEALIDHNLEPSDRLYSPPSPQDTMGFDDIFLINLKRRLDRRSRMLKTMSALGLHATRSAAVDGKALNTSQLQALGIEMLPGYKDPYSGRVLTRGEIGCFLSHHSIWSQVVERGLQKVLVLEDDVRFEPRFKRRLQAIMDDVDKAQLDWDLIYVGRKRMQVQQPERSVDGVNNLVEADYSYWTLGYVLSLQGARKLLDAKPFTKMLPVDEFLPVMFNKHPNVEYMSHYEPRDLRAFSVEPLLIYPTHYTGEPGYISDTETSTIWDDEAVATDWDRQHARKTAQQGRIRAVAQNSVTGDSPPPAARASRDEL, encoded by the exons ATGTTGCGAGAATGGCTGAAGAACGCGCAGCGCTTCTACCATTACGTGGAGTGGAGGCCCATGGAGGAGCCCAG gTCTTACACTGACGAGTGGGGTCCGAAGCACTGGCCTGCGTCCAGGTTCAACCACGTGATGAAGCTGCGGCAGGCGGCGCTCAAGGCGGCCAGGGAACGCTGGGCCGACTTTATACTG TTTGTAGACAGCGACAACCTGCTGACCAACCCGCGTGTGCTCAACCTTCTCGTTGCCGAGAACTTGACCGTGGCCGCCCCCATGTTGGAGTCCCGTTCCTTGTACTCCAATTACTGGTGCGGCATGACCCCACAG GGCTACTACAAGAGAACCCCGGACTACCAGCCAATCAGGGAGTGGAAGCGTCTGGGCTGCTTCCCGGTCCCGATGGTGCACAGCACGTTCCTGCTGGACCTGAGACGGGAGGCCAGCCGAGACCTTGCCTTCTACCCGCCTCACCCCGACTACAGCTGGGCCTTCGATGACATCATGGTGTTTGCATTCTCCGCACGTCAGGCGG GTGTGCAGATGCACGTGTGTAACAAAGAGCACTACGGCTTCCTTCCCGTCCCCCTCAAGCCGCACCAGAATGTGGAAGACGAGCGTGAGAGTTTCATACACACCATCACGGAGGCCTTGA TTGACCACAATCTTGAGCCTTCAGACCGCCTGTACTCTCCGCCATCGCCGCAGGACACCATGGGTTTCGATGAC ATCTTCCTGATAAATCTGAAGCGTCGGCTGGACCGAAGAAGCCGGATGTTGAAAACAATGTCGGCACTGGGCCTGCACGCCACTCGCTCGGCGGCGGTGGACGGCAA AGCTCTGAACACGTCCCAGCTGCAGGCGCTGGGAATCGAAATGCTGCCCGGCTACAAGGACCCGTACTCGGGCCGGGTCCTGACCCGGGGCGAGATCGGCTGCTTCCTTAGTCATCACTCCATATGGAGCCAG GTGGTGGAGCGTGGCCTTCAGAAAGTTCTCGTTCTTGAGGACGACGTGAGGTTCGAGCCCCGCTTTAAACGACGACTGCAGGCCATCATGGACGACGTGGATAAAGCCCAGCTGGACTGGGACCTCAT cTATGTGGGGCGCAAGCGGATGCAAGTGCAGCAGCCCGAGCGCTCGGTGGACGGCGTCAACAACCTGGTGGAGGCCGACTACTCCTACTGGACGCTGGGCTACGTGCTGTCGCTGCAGGGAGCCAGAAAGCTACTGGACGCCAAACCCTTCACGAAGATGCTGCCCGTCGATGAGTTCCTGCCTGTCATGTTCAACAAACACCCCAA CGTGGAGTACATGTCGCACTACGAGCCGCGGGACCTGCGGGCCTTCTCGGTGGAGCCGCTGCTCATCTACCCGACGCACTACACGGGCGAGCCGGGCTACATCAGCGACACCGAGACCTCCACCATCTGGGACGACGAGGCCGTGGCCACCGACTGGGACCGGCAGCACGCCCGCAAGACGGCCCAGCAGGGCCGCATCCGCGCCGTGGCCCAGAACAGCGTCACGGGCGactcgccgccgcccgccgccagGGCCTCGCGGGACGAACTGTGA